A section of the Geoalkalibacter sp. genome encodes:
- a CDS encoding MFS transporter, with protein sequence MSKTESARVKDLRNQIPAGVWVLGFVSTLMDVSSEMIHSLLPLFLVTTLGASALAVGLIEGVAEATALIVKIFSGACSDYLGRRKGLAVFGYALGALSKPLFAMAPTTGVVLAARFIDRVGKGIRGAPRDALVADIAPPHLRGAAFGLRQSLDTVGAFLGPLVAVGLMLLWGNNFRAVFWVAVIPGLLAVALLLVGVKEPKRRQDGKGTNPIRRENLKRLGAPYWWVVGVGAVFTLARFSEAFLVLRAQQWGIPLALVPLVMVAMNLVYAVSAYPFGRLSDRMSHTRLLALGLLVLIAADLVLALGSHWSIVLSGVALWGMHMGMTQGLLATMIAHAAPVDLRGTAYGFFNLVSGIAMLFASVLAGLLWDRLGASFTFYAGAAFCLLALCGLAWVKPSSG encoded by the coding sequence TTGAGCAAGACAGAGTCCGCCCGGGTCAAGGATCTCCGCAATCAGATTCCCGCGGGGGTGTGGGTTCTTGGTTTCGTCAGCACCCTGATGGATGTCTCCTCGGAGATGATCCACAGCCTCCTTCCCCTTTTCCTGGTCACCACCCTGGGGGCGAGCGCCTTGGCGGTCGGCCTGATCGAGGGGGTGGCGGAGGCCACGGCGCTGATCGTCAAAATCTTTTCCGGGGCCTGCAGTGACTACCTGGGCAGGCGCAAGGGGTTGGCGGTCTTCGGCTACGCCCTGGGCGCCCTGTCAAAGCCGCTGTTCGCCATGGCGCCTACGACTGGGGTTGTATTGGCGGCCAGATTCATCGATCGCGTCGGCAAGGGCATTCGTGGGGCGCCGCGTGATGCCCTGGTCGCCGACATTGCCCCGCCGCATCTGCGCGGCGCCGCCTTCGGCCTGCGCCAATCCCTCGATACGGTGGGAGCCTTTCTCGGGCCGCTGGTCGCGGTCGGGCTGATGCTGCTGTGGGGAAATAACTTCCGGGCCGTATTCTGGGTCGCCGTGATCCCGGGGCTGCTCGCCGTCGCCCTGCTCCTGGTCGGCGTGAAGGAGCCGAAACGCCGTCAGGACGGCAAAGGGACCAATCCGATCCGGCGGGAAAACCTCAAGCGTCTCGGCGCCCCCTACTGGTGGGTGGTCGGTGTCGGCGCGGTGTTCACCCTGGCCCGGTTCAGCGAGGCGTTTCTGGTCCTGCGGGCCCAGCAGTGGGGGATTCCCCTAGCCCTGGTGCCGCTCGTGATGGTGGCGATGAACCTGGTTTACGCGGTCTCGGCCTATCCCTTCGGGCGGCTCTCCGACCGGATGAGCCACACCCGGCTGCTGGCGCTCGGGCTTCTGGTTCTCATCGCCGCCGATCTGGTTCTGGCCCTTGGCTCCCACTGGAGCATCGTTCTGTCGGGCGTCGCCCTCTGGGGCATGCACATGGGGATGACCCAGGGGCTGCTCGCCACGATGATCGCCCATGCCGCACCGGTTGATCTGCGCGGCACGGCCTACGGTTTCTTCAACCTTGTCAGCGGCATCGCCATGCTGTTCGCCAGCGTTCTCGCCGGGTTGCTCTGGGATCGACTCGGCGCGTCCTTCACCTTTTACGCCGGCGCCGCCTTTTGTCTTCTGGCGCTTTGCGGATTGGCCTGGGTCAAACCTTCGAGCGGTTAG
- a CDS encoding DUF302 domain-containing protein encodes MERQTPYSFGRTVDLGFEQAVAKIKDALGRQGFGILTEIDVTAKFKEKLGIAFRPYRILGACNPTMAHRALGVEIDLGVLLPCNVVVYVDDEGRTRVMAMDPEKAMRVVGNPQLLEIAAEVRRLLGAALAEL; translated from the coding sequence ATGGAGAGACAAACCCCTTACAGCTTCGGCCGAACGGTCGACCTTGGATTCGAGCAGGCGGTGGCCAAAATCAAGGACGCCCTAGGGCGTCAGGGCTTCGGCATCCTGACGGAGATCGACGTCACCGCCAAGTTCAAGGAGAAACTCGGGATCGCTTTTCGTCCCTACCGCATTCTCGGCGCCTGCAATCCGACCATGGCTCATCGGGCACTCGGCGTGGAGATCGACCTGGGCGTTCTGCTGCCTTGCAACGTCGTGGTCTATGTGGATGACGAGGGGCGCACCCGGGTGATGGCCATGGATCCGGAGAAAGCCATGCGGGTGGTCGGCAATCCGCAGCTATTGGAGATCGCCGCGGAGGTGAGACGCTTGCTGGGCGCAGCCCTCGCCGAGTTGTAA
- a CDS encoding methionine adenosyltransferase: MIIVEQKQGPPMAERAVEVVERKGIGHPDTLCDGAMEAVSVALNQYYLDNFGRVLHNNIDKGLLIAGQVEKGFGGGRVLQPMELIIGDRATRRCGATDIPVADIATTAARTWFSRQLPHVDPQADLRIRVALMPASEELSGLFERPGEPPPANDTSAAVGYWPLTPTEQAVLNVEGMLNSSAFKQRFADTAQDVKVMAVRRGRALDLTVAMPLLCTQVASEADYFSRKEQIRREIAAWAQTHIPLDTRVQFNTLDQPGLDLRGVYLSLLGTSAEDADSGQVGRGNRVNGLIPVNRPIGTEAVCGKNPLSHTGKIYNVLAHRAARAIGEQVPGVREVEVMLVSRIGRPVDQPQLAALHLLPEAGADFAALSRRAQAVLEQELADAGMLCLRLSRGEEPLGIFV, encoded by the coding sequence ATGATCATCGTTGAGCAGAAACAGGGGCCGCCCATGGCGGAGCGCGCGGTGGAAGTTGTTGAGCGCAAGGGGATCGGCCATCCCGATACCCTGTGCGATGGGGCCATGGAAGCGGTGTCCGTCGCCCTCAACCAATACTATCTGGACAACTTCGGGAGGGTGCTGCACAACAACATCGACAAGGGTTTGCTGATTGCCGGTCAGGTGGAGAAAGGATTCGGCGGCGGACGCGTGCTTCAGCCCATGGAGTTGATCATCGGCGATCGCGCCACCCGCCGGTGCGGAGCCACCGATATCCCCGTGGCCGACATTGCCACAACGGCCGCGCGCACCTGGTTCAGCCGCCAACTGCCCCATGTCGATCCGCAAGCGGATCTGCGTATCCGCGTGGCCCTGATGCCCGCTTCCGAGGAACTGAGCGGATTGTTCGAGCGGCCCGGCGAACCGCCGCCCGCCAACGACACCTCGGCGGCGGTGGGTTACTGGCCTTTGACGCCCACCGAACAGGCGGTCCTCAATGTGGAGGGGATGCTTAATTCGTCCGCCTTCAAGCAGCGCTTCGCGGATACGGCCCAGGACGTCAAGGTGATGGCGGTGCGCCGCGGCCGAGCCCTTGACCTGACGGTCGCCATGCCCCTGCTGTGCACTCAGGTCGCGAGCGAGGCGGATTATTTTTCCCGCAAGGAGCAGATCCGCCGGGAAATCGCCGCCTGGGCGCAGACCCATATCCCTCTCGATACCCGTGTGCAATTCAACACCCTCGATCAGCCCGGGTTGGATCTGCGCGGCGTGTACCTGAGTTTGCTCGGCACCTCGGCCGAAGATGCCGATTCGGGCCAGGTGGGCCGCGGCAATCGCGTCAACGGCCTGATTCCGGTCAACCGGCCCATCGGCACCGAGGCGGTGTGCGGCAAAAACCCCCTCAGCCATACGGGCAAAATCTACAATGTTCTCGCCCATCGCGCCGCCCGCGCCATCGGCGAGCAGGTCCCGGGCGTGCGGGAGGTCGAGGTCATGCTGGTCAGCCGCATCGGCCGGCCCGTCGATCAGCCCCAGCTTGCGGCTTTGCATCTGCTGCCTGAAGCCGGTGCTGATTTTGCCGCTCTGAGCCGCCGCGCCCAGGCGGTTCTGGAACAGGAACTGGCGGATGCGGGCATGCTTTGCCTGCGGCTGAGCCGGGGGGAGGAACCCCTTGGCATCTTCGTCTAG
- a CDS encoding glycosyltransferase, with the protein MNIAMFTNTYAPHVGGVARSVLTFSNALRRRGHRVLVVAPEFEEMPHEEPDVLRLPAWRHFSEGNFSVPLPLPGRITRALNALRPDIMHAHHPFLLGETALRAAHARNLPVVFTHHTLYERYTHYLPGDSPGLRQFAVELATGFCNLCDAVIAPSSSVARLLKDRGVRTSIEVIPTGVDLSLFRSGDGQKLRRQLNLSPATFLIGHVGRLAPEKEPLFLAAAVARHLLAHPDSHFLLIGSGPSAAAMEALFAQHKLTPRLHRQLRITPEELADAYAAMDAFVFASRSETQGLVLTEAMAAGVPVIAVDGPGVCDVVQEEHNGRLLEGLDEKQFAARLDWLADLPQERRRLLRRNARHTAEDYSLDRTVDRLVALYERLHHGKARVQDLETSRWATAQRFFAEEFKILANLAHAAERVVHRREGN; encoded by the coding sequence ATGAACATCGCCATGTTCACCAACACCTATGCCCCCCATGTGGGAGGTGTCGCGCGCAGCGTCCTGACCTTCAGCAACGCGCTGCGCCGCCGCGGCCACCGAGTCCTGGTGGTCGCCCCTGAATTCGAAGAAATGCCGCACGAGGAACCTGACGTCCTGCGGCTGCCGGCCTGGCGCCATTTCAGCGAGGGCAACTTTTCCGTTCCCTTGCCGCTGCCGGGCCGGATCACCCGCGCCCTCAACGCCCTGCGGCCCGACATCATGCACGCCCATCATCCCTTTCTGCTCGGCGAAACGGCCCTGCGTGCGGCCCACGCCCGCAATCTGCCGGTGGTCTTCACCCACCACACCCTTTACGAGCGCTATACCCACTATCTGCCGGGCGACTCTCCAGGCTTGCGTCAGTTTGCCGTCGAACTCGCCACGGGCTTCTGCAACCTGTGCGACGCGGTCATCGCACCCAGTTCCTCGGTGGCTCGCTTGCTCAAGGATCGCGGCGTGCGAACCTCCATCGAGGTCATTCCCACGGGGGTCGATCTCTCTCTTTTCCGCAGCGGCGACGGACAAAAGCTGCGTCGGCAATTGAATCTTTCCCCCGCAACCTTTCTCATCGGCCACGTCGGCCGCCTTGCGCCGGAAAAAGAGCCGCTGTTTCTCGCCGCGGCCGTGGCGCGCCACCTTCTGGCTCACCCCGACAGCCACTTTCTGCTCATCGGCAGCGGCCCCAGCGCCGCGGCCATGGAAGCATTGTTCGCCCAGCACAAGCTGACCCCCCGCCTGCACCGGCAACTAAGAATCACACCGGAAGAACTGGCCGATGCCTACGCCGCGATGGACGCATTTGTCTTTGCTTCCCGAAGCGAAACCCAGGGGCTGGTGCTCACCGAGGCCATGGCCGCTGGGGTACCGGTTATAGCCGTGGACGGTCCGGGAGTCTGCGATGTGGTGCAAGAGGAGCACAACGGGCGACTGTTGGAAGGGCTCGATGAAAAGCAATTCGCGGCACGGCTCGACTGGCTGGCCGATTTGCCGCAAGAGCGGCGGCGCCTGCTGCGCCGTAACGCTCGCCACACCGCCGAGGACTATTCCTTGGATCGAACCGTCGATCGGCTCGTCGCGCTCTATGAGCGGCTGCACCACGGAAAAGCCCGCGTGCAAGACCTCGAAACCAGCCGCTGGGCGACAGCGCAGCGGTTTTTCGCCGAAGAATTCAAGATTCTCGCCAATCTGGCCCATGCGGCGGAACGCGTCGTCCACCGGCGAGAGGGCAACTGA
- a CDS encoding lysophospholipid acyltransferase family protein produces the protein MNPLISLPAAFGASLLGLLHRSWEVKTTGLERLDDLLGQGKPVLVIFWHGKYLPLFPLLQGRGACVFASQSLRGEIICALCRRFGHHCFTLDEQIAFQSLATLRQALARSPLAALVPDGPRGPYHQVKPGLIRLCGELCLTLLPASVTAHPRLVLKHRWDRMEVPWPYARVSLAFGAPLEIPRDLDHPSLQMWAERVREALEAADAQASARLE, from the coding sequence ATGAACCCGCTCATTTCGCTTCCGGCCGCCTTCGGCGCAAGCCTGCTCGGCCTTTTGCACCGCAGTTGGGAGGTCAAAACGACGGGCTTGGAACGTCTGGACGATCTCCTTGGCCAGGGCAAGCCGGTCCTGGTGATCTTCTGGCACGGCAAGTACCTGCCCTTGTTTCCCTTGCTCCAGGGGCGCGGCGCCTGCGTCTTCGCCAGCCAATCCCTGCGCGGCGAGATCATTTGCGCCCTTTGCCGGCGATTCGGTCACCACTGTTTCACCCTGGACGAGCAGATCGCTTTTCAGTCCCTGGCCACCCTGCGTCAAGCGTTGGCCCGCAGCCCCCTCGCGGCTCTGGTGCCCGACGGTCCCCGCGGCCCTTATCACCAAGTCAAACCCGGTCTCATCCGACTCTGCGGCGAGCTTTGCCTGACGCTCTTGCCGGCCTCGGTGACGGCACATCCCCGGCTGGTGCTCAAGCACCGCTGGGACCGCATGGAAGTGCCTTGGCCCTATGCCCGCGTCAGCCTGGCCTTCGGCGCGCCCCTTGAGATCCCCCGCGACCTCGACCACCCTTCCCTGCAAATGTGGGCCGAGCGGGTGCGGGAGGCCCTGGAGGCCGCCGACGCCCAGGCGTCGGCCCGCCTCGAATGA
- the hcp gene encoding hydroxylamine reductase, with protein sequence MFCFQCEQAAQGTGCTKIGVCGKTPEVAALQNLIVWGLMGMAFWAHKAREKGAVDREIDVHMIEALFTTVTNVDFDPESCSAVVRKTVEMRDKAWALFEKVNGGPYIGEVPDAAANWPCPASREEMVALGKKRGVKSFNSDPDINSVQNILLYGCKGMAAYADHAHILGKDDNEIYAFLHKALAAVAENKLGLMDFVGLCVECGQTNIKCMGLLNQAHIEHYQKPTPTPVNIGAKAGKAILVSGHDLKMLEELLKQTEGKGINIYTHVEMLPAHGYPGLKKYKHLVANFGSAWQNQYQEFQEFPGAIIFNTNCIQRPADSYKDRLFTWGRVKWPGVKHIEGWDFSEVIAAAQKAQGFAEKTDKNILTGCGHDAVLGLADKVIAAVKAGDIKRFFVIGGCDGAKPGRNYYTQLAEQLPKDTVILTLACGKYRFNKLELGDIGGIPRLLDVGQCNDAYSAVQIALALAKAFNCGVNDLPLSIVLSWYEQKAVVVLLSLLSLGIQNMKIGPSLPAFVTPNVLNFLVQNFNLAPIGTVEEDIKQMLAG encoded by the coding sequence ATGTTCTGTTTCCAGTGTGAACAGGCTGCGCAGGGAACCGGTTGCACCAAGATCGGCGTATGCGGAAAAACTCCGGAAGTCGCGGCCTTGCAGAATCTCATCGTCTGGGGCTTGATGGGCATGGCCTTCTGGGCGCACAAGGCCCGCGAAAAAGGTGCCGTCGATCGCGAAATCGATGTGCACATGATTGAGGCGCTGTTCACCACCGTGACCAATGTCGATTTCGATCCCGAAAGCTGCTCCGCCGTGGTGCGGAAAACCGTGGAGATGCGCGACAAGGCCTGGGCGTTGTTTGAAAAGGTCAACGGCGGGCCCTATATCGGCGAGGTTCCCGATGCCGCGGCCAACTGGCCCTGTCCAGCGAGTCGCGAGGAGATGGTGGCGCTCGGTAAGAAACGCGGCGTCAAGAGTTTCAACAGCGACCCCGACATCAACAGCGTGCAGAACATCCTGCTTTATGGCTGCAAGGGCATGGCCGCTTATGCCGACCACGCCCACATCCTCGGCAAGGACGACAATGAGATCTATGCCTTTTTGCACAAAGCCTTGGCCGCCGTCGCCGAGAACAAGCTGGGACTGATGGATTTCGTCGGCCTGTGCGTCGAGTGCGGCCAGACCAACATCAAGTGCATGGGCCTGCTCAATCAGGCGCACATCGAGCATTACCAAAAACCCACCCCCACTCCCGTGAATATCGGCGCCAAGGCCGGCAAGGCGATCCTGGTCTCCGGGCACGATCTCAAGATGCTCGAAGAGCTGCTCAAGCAGACCGAAGGCAAGGGCATCAACATTTACACCCATGTCGAGATGCTGCCCGCCCACGGCTATCCGGGGCTCAAGAAATACAAGCATCTGGTCGCCAACTTCGGCAGCGCCTGGCAGAACCAGTACCAGGAATTTCAGGAATTCCCCGGCGCCATCATCTTCAACACCAACTGCATCCAACGCCCCGCCGACAGCTACAAGGATCGCCTGTTCACCTGGGGACGCGTGAAATGGCCGGGCGTCAAGCACATCGAGGGCTGGGATTTCTCCGAAGTCATCGCCGCCGCGCAGAAGGCGCAAGGCTTCGCGGAAAAAACGGACAAGAACATCCTCACCGGCTGCGGCCATGATGCCGTGCTGGGGCTTGCGGACAAGGTCATCGCCGCGGTCAAGGCCGGCGATATCAAGCGCTTTTTCGTCATCGGCGGCTGCGACGGCGCCAAGCCGGGACGCAACTACTACACCCAACTCGCCGAACAACTGCCCAAGGACACGGTGATCCTCACCCTGGCCTGCGGCAAATATCGTTTCAACAAGCTTGAGCTCGGCGACATCGGCGGCATTCCGCGCCTGCTCGACGTCGGTCAGTGCAACGACGCCTACTCGGCGGTGCAGATCGCCCTGGCCCTGGCCAAGGCCTTCAACTGCGGGGTCAATGATCTGCCCCTGTCCATCGTCTTGTCCTGGTACGAGCAGAAGGCCGTGGTCGTCTTGCTGTCGCTGCTTTCCCTGGGTATCCAGAACATGAAGATCGGCCCCAGTCTGCCGGCTTTCGTTACCCCCAACGTGCTTAATTTCCTGGTGCAAAATTTCAACCTCGCACCCATCGGCACTGTGGAGGAGGACATCAAGCAGATGCTCGCGGGCTAA